The genomic interval GATTCGCTGGTGGACGTCCTCGCCAAACGTTGACCCGCTGGTGGCCGCCTTCGTCGACGTTGACCGAGTTGTCTACGCCTTCGTCAACATTGACCGGCTGGTGGGGGTCCCCGTCGACGTTGACCGGCTGGTGGGGTCGTCGTCAGCGTTGACCGAGTGGTGGGGCCACCCTCGTGAACATTGATGGGCCGGGGCGGGTTCGCGGGGGACGGTGCCGGATTCAATGGGGGAGGACCCGCGCGAGGCAGTTCAACGAGTCGAGGCGGTCGGGTTCCGCCGGGATCATCACGACGCTGGTCGCGCCGGCTGCGTGCCGGGCCGCGATCTGAGCCCGTACGTCGTCGGCGGTTCCTGCCAACGCCAGCTCGCGCACCCATTCGTCCGGCATCGTGGCCGCGAACTCCTCCGGGCCCGCCGACGCCCGGCGGTGGCGGGCGAGATCCTCGGCGAACGGCATGGCGGCCAGGTGCGGAGCCCAGTCCGGTTCGCCGATCCAGGCCAGCCCCGGCCGTACGAGGTCACGAGCGGCCCGCCCGTCGTCCCCGACCACTGCCGCGTCGTACGTGATCACCTCAAGCTCACGCTCACCTTGGCCAGCATCCGACGGTCGCCCGGCCCCGGCCGGCCGCGTGCCGCCGCCCATCTGCCGCACAGCCGCTTCGACGTACGGCGGCGCCGCTGGTTCCGCCAGCAGCACCCCGTCGGCGACCCGCCCGGCCACCGTGATCGACCTGGGCCCGCGCACGCCCAGCACGACCGGCGGCGCCACCAGCGGTTTCTCGCCGATCACGACACCCTCGACCTTGACGTACCGTCCCGAGGCCGGCCCCGGCTCGCCGCGCAGCAGCGTGCGCACCGCGATCGTGTACTCCTCCAGCAACGTCAACGGGCTGGCCGGCCAGGCGCCCACCTGCCGCATCCAGTCCGGCATGCCGTGCCCGATCCCCGCGATCACCCGGCCCGGGAACAGCTGCGCCAATGTCGCCAGCTCCATCGCCGCGAACGCCGCATTACGGGCGCCGGCCGGCAGAATTCCGATCCCCACCGTGATCCTCGACGTCCGTGCCAGCACCGCGCCGGCCTGGGCGACCCCACCGCGGAACCCGAGGTCCTCCACAACCCACAGCTCGTCGAACCCGAGCTCCTCGGCCCGCTGTGCATAACCCAGTACCTCGTCCACAGGCAGATCCCGCGGCACCATGACCCCGACACGCGACACCACTGACCGCCCTCTCTGTCAGCCACAGGCCGGTGCGTACGCGGCTATCTGGCAGCCGGGGCGCAGCACCTTGATCATCATCCTACGGAGCGCGGTTGAACCCGGTCTTGTCCGCGTCGCTGATCTCGCGTAGGACGCGTGCCGGGTTACCCACCGCAATGACGCCCGCCGGCACGGAACGTGTCACTACGCTGCCCGACCCCACGATCGAGCCGTCCCCGATGCTGACGCCCTGGTTGATCGTCACATCTCCGCCTATCCACACGCGGTCGCCGATGGTCACCGGCTTGGCATGACACGCGCCGGCTGCCCGCTCGAACGGATCGATCGCGTGGTTGCTGGTGTAGATGCCGACTCGCGGCCCGAACAGCACGTCATCACCGATCGTGATGCCCCCGCCGTCCAGCATCACGCAGTCGAAGTTCGCGTAGAACCGGTCACCGACGCTGATGTTGAACCCGAACTCGCACCGGAACGTCGGCTCGAAATGACACCCCTCGCCGACCGCCCGCAGAAGGCGCCGCAGAATCGCCTCCCGGACCTCCTGCGGTTGCCCGAAACTCGCGTTGTACTCGCTGGTCAACAGCACGGTCCGCTGCCGCGCCGCCAGCAACTCGGCGGTCAGGTCGTCATACATCGCCCCCGTCAACATGTGCTGACGTTGCTCCTCCAGGTTCACCGAACCCCCAAATATCGAACCGCGATGTGAACACCCCATTGAAGATCAACGCCGGAGCCCCCGCAGCCGCTGCGCGTACAATTCCCGGCAATCCCGGCGACCGGTTGCCTCAGCCCTCGGCCCTTACCCCGGCCGCAGCCCCTGGTCGCGGCCCTCGTCGCGGCCGTCAGGGCAGTCCTTGCTGCAGCCCTCGGTCCGAGCACCCGCCGCAGTCAGGCTCAGTCCTCGTCCCAGCGCTTGGTTCCAGCAGACGCCTTGGTGATCAGTCCCAGCCCTCCCGCCGCAGTCGTCAGGCCCCGCCGCAGCCCCTTGGTCCCAGCCCTCGTGGCAGCCGTTGCGCGCAGCTCTTGCAGCAGCCCTCGGTTCCAGTGCCCGCCTTGGAGTCAGTCCCGGCCCTCTCGCCCAGTCGTCAGTTCCAGCCCTTCTGCCATCCAGATCAGGGTCAGCCATCTCCGCGGCCGTCTGGGCACGACCGCCCGGCTGGGATCTCTATCATCGACCGATGGTGGTCGATGACGCTGAATTGGCGGTGGCCGCGGCCGTGGCCGGGGCTACGGTTGTCCGAGAGCATTACGGCACAGAGCTTGCCCACTTCGAGAAGGCACCCGGAGACTTCGCCACCGAGGCGGATCTGGCGGCTGAGGAAGCGATCCTGGGAATGCTCCGGGCGGCGCGGCCGGGCGACGCGTTCGTGGGGGAGGAGAGCGGACGCAACGCCGGCGGTCCGGGCGAGCGGGAGTGGTTTGTTGATCCGCTCTGCGGGACGCTCAACTATGCGGTCAACACGATGTTGGTGTCGGTCAATGTTGCTCTACGCGATGGGCAACGAATCGTGGCAGCGGCCTCGGCCGACCCGTTCGCGGGTGAGGTTTTCTGGACCGATGGCGTGATGGCCCGCGTACGGGAAACGAACGGTCAACCGGAGAGCGGAGACAAGCGGCTCCAACCGGATGACACCAGCGGAATCGTTGACCTGAACCTCGATCCGCCGTTTCTCAACGCGCCGCGGTTCCGGGCGGCCCGGTTGCTGCTGGACGACCGTTTCGTCGCGCGTTTCAAGCCTCGCGTCGTCTCGAGCACACTGGCTGTGGCCTGGGTGGCGGCCGGACGGCGGGCCGCCTATGTCACCGATGGGGATTTGCGCGACAGTGTGCATTTCGCGGCCGGGATCGGTTTGTGCCAAGCGGCTGGTTGTGTCGTCACCGCGCTGGACGGCGGGCCGCTGCACTCCGGATCGCAGGGACTTGTCGCGGCTGCGGACTCCGATACGCATTCCGCGTTGCTCGAAATGGTGGCGGCCCAGTTGTCCGGCTGATCGGTGGTTATTGGGGTGGCCGTACCAATCGCATTGCCGGGTCAGCGGTTCGGACGAAGCCCTGGGACGCATAAAGCGGCTCAGCGGTGGCTGTGGCACGCAGATCGACCGTGTTCGCGCCCTCGGTGGTGAACCATTCGAGAAGCGCGGCGGTGCACGCCCGGGCATACCCGTGCCGGCGGTGGGCCGGGTCGGTGGCCACGTTGAACATGTAGCCGACCAGGCCGTGCGGGTTGCCCGGGCCGCCCAGACGTTCCTCGACAATGCCGACCGCGCCCGCGGCCAGCCGATTCCCGCTGCTCGCCACGGCCCGCACCCATCTGGCGGTCTCAGCCGAAGACGGGTTCATGATGGCGGGACGGTCGCTGACGGGTTCGAGCGGTTGGTCGACGACGAAACCGGCCATGGTGGGCGACGGCTCGGCCAGGCGGCGGAGCAGGATTCTCTGGGATGCCTCGCGCCAGTTGCCGTCATTGGAGCCGTCGGGCAGGCCGAACAGGATTCCCCGCAACCTGACCAGCTCGGCAGCGTCGTCGACGGTGGCCCGCCGTACGTTGATCATGTGTTGACACTATGACCTGACGTCTTGATGCGGACAGTCAATATTGACGGCGTTGACAAGGCTTGACGGGAGGCGCCCAGCGTCAATGAGCCGGGCGCCGCACGTCGTCGGGGCAGGCGCGAGCGGGCGGGACAGCGGGTTGGCGCGGGTTTCCAGCGGCGAGCCGGTTCAGCCTTGGGAGCAGGTCGAGCCGTGGGCGCAGGGCGGGACCTGCACGCTGGGGCGCAGACTGACGGGCCGGCGCGGGTGGGCGGCCGGGAGCGGGCCGGCGCGGGTTTCCAACGGCGAGCCGGTTCAGCCCTGGGAGCAGGCCGAGCCGTGGGCGCAGGGCGGGACCTGCACGCAGGGCGCAGACTGATGGGTCGGCGCGGGTGGGCGGCGGGGAGCGGGCTGGCGCGGGGTGACTGTTGTGGCCTGGGTCGGCGAGGCGGTCGGCCCGCTCGGCCGCCCGCGATCTCGTTGTGGCGGAGTGGGCGCGTGGGCTGCGAGTTCTGTCAGGCCAGGCCCAGGCCGCGGCGACCGGTCTCGTTCAGGCCGGCCTCGGTGAAGCGGTTCTTCCAGTCGCGTTCGTAGTGCTCGGCCGGGAAGTCGGACGGGCTCGAACCGGTCAGGAAGGCCTCACGCACCGACGCCGCGTATGCCTCGTTGCGGGGGCACCACGGGGCCGCGGGGATGTACATGACGTTGCCCCAGCCTTTCTGGTCCTGGACCGGGGCGACGCTGTGGATCATGTCGCAGTGCCACCAGACGGAGTCACCCGCCTGCACGTCGGGGATGCCGGCCAACGCCTCCATCAGCAGCCCGTGCCACTTGTCGGTGGCCGGGAACACCTGGTTGACGGTGACGCCGCACATGTCGTCGTCCGGTACATCGTTGAGCAAGGGTCTCAACATGAGGTACGCCATCGCGCCGGGGATCGGGACGGTGTGCAGGACGCCCTGGTCGTGGGCCATGTCGGAGAGCGCCGTCCAGCCCTGGAACGTGCGGAACGCCGAGCACATGGTGGAGCCGGGATACTGCGGGCCGGACGTGCGGTAGGCCGCGTCCCAGGGGTCGTACTTCTCCACAGACCCGTCGAACAGGTGGCGGAAGGCCTGTTGATAAGCCTGCGTCATCCACAGGTCGAGGGTGCCAGGGTCGAGGTGGGTCCCCAGGCCGGCCGAGTCGGCGCCCTCGGGACGGCGGCGGATGCGGTCGGGGTAGAGCGAGTCGCGTTCCGGGTCGAACCACTGGGTGCCGTCGTCCGAGGTGTGCTTCCACTGGCTGTTGAGGAACGCCTGCACGCGGGCCATGCGGTCGCTCTGCCGGGCCTCCATTTGCGCGTGCGACCAGTAGATCGGGTAGATCTCGGGCTTCGAGCCGACGCTGCCGAAGAAGTCGTCGCCGGGGCCGCGGTAGTTCTCGAAGAACTGGTTCTGCTCCACGTAGTCGACGATGCCCGCGTCCCAAGCGAGGGCCTGCTCGCGCGGGAAGTGGCCGCGCACCACCAGGCAACCCCGTTTGCGCAGCTTGGCGACGTCGGCCGCGTTGACCGTGCCGGCCTCGATGTCGTCGTAGGAGATGACCGGCCACACCGTCTCGCCGCGCGCTTTGGCCGCGGCGACGTCGGCCACCTCGGCCGCCATGTCCCGTTCGACAACGGCGAAAACCTCTTCCACCGTACGGCCGGAGGTGGCGATCTGAGCACGCAGAGCGGCCTTGACCTCGCGGATCGCGCCGGTCAGGTCGACGGGCGTCTCCTCCCAGTGGGGGAGCGGCATGGTGGGCCTCCTTCTAGTCATGTCCCTTGACTAGAAAGACGGTAAGCCCCGTGGCGCCTTCTAGGCAAGGCTCCTGACTAGAATGGCGTTGTGGATCCGGCCAAGCCCTCGCAGGAGATCTTGCGGACGCTCACCGACGAGCACGTGTTACGCGCGTTGATGCGCCATCGCCTGCTGACGCGGGCCGAGTTGTCCACAGAGACCGGCATCTCGAAACCCACAGCGGGCGAGAGTGTGCGTCGCCTGACCGAAGCCGGCCTCGTTGTGGACACGGGTCAGCGCACGCCCGGCGGACGGGGCAAGGGGCGGGTCGGTTCGTACTACGCCTTGGCGCCCGGGATCGGCACGGCGTTGGCGGTGAGCATCGCCCCGGAAGGCGTAGTGGCCGAACACATCGACGCCTACGGCGACCTGATGGCCCGAGTCGAAGTCGAGGTCGGCCGCCCGGCCCGCCCAGACGATGTTGCCGCAGCCCTGGCCCGAGCTGTTGATGCAGCATGCAGCACCGCGCGAGCCGGCGGGAACGCTGGGGTTCTGGGCCCGGCGGGGACGTTCAGCGCTGTTGCTGAGCAGGGCTCCGGCGGCGTTGGGCCGGTCGCTTCCTACCCGGGCGGAGCGGCTGGTTCCGCAGGAAAGTCGGGGCCCGGCTCGGGTGGAGATGCGGTGTCTGGCTCCGGTGGGGACAGGGCGGCTGGCTGGGGTGGGGAGGGCGTGCCTGGTTCGGGTGGGGCGCTGGTCGCTGGTTCGGGTGGAGGCAGGGCGGCTGGCTGGGGTGGGGATGGTGTGCCTGGTTTTGGTGGGGCGCTGGTCGCTGGTTCGGGTGGAGGCAGGGCGGCTGGCTGGGGTGGGGAGGGCGTACCTGGTTCCGGTGGGGCGCGGGCGGTCGGTACGGACGTTGTGCGGGCGAGGCTGGCTGTTGTCAGCGCGGCGGATCCGGTGGATCGGCACAGCGGGCGGCTTGTGCAGTTGCCGGATGCGCCATTTCTGCTGGGAGAGATCGACCCGGTGGCGGTGCTGTCCGGTCGTGTTGATGGGCCTGTCCATGTTGACAACGACGTCAACTGGGCCGCGCAGGCTGAGCGTAGAGCCAACCCTCTGGACGACTTCGCGTACGTGTATCTGGATGAGGGGCTGGGTTGCGCGATCGTCAGTGACGGCGAGGTTCGGCGGGGGCATCACGGTCTTGCCGGCGAGGTGGCGCACCTGATCACGGTGGGGCCGGGTGGACGCGCCATGCCGTTGATCGAGGTGTTCGGGGAGTTGGGGCTGCGCAGGGCCGGTGGTGGGACGGCGATCGATGTCGACCGGCTGCTCGCGGAGCGTCCGCGGGAGGTGGTCACCGCGGTGGGCGGGCTGGTCGCGGCCCTCGCCACGCTCATGGACCCCGAGACCGTGGTGATCGGTGGACGGTGGGGAACCGCGTTGATCGACGAGATTCGGCGGGAGACGTCGCAGCTGCCACGGGCCGTGCACGTGCGTGCCGCGTCTGTGGATGACGAACCGTCACTGAGCGGTGCCCGCGCCGACGCTCTCCGCAGGCTCCAAGAGCTGATCGTCGGGCGCTGAGGATCCACAGCTCCTGCCGGATACAAAAGCGCTGGGGATGCTTCGCTCGTGTCGACGGTTCGCGGGTTGGGAGGGCTGGTGGTGGGACGCTGAGGGTGCTTCGCTCCTGTCGACACTCGGCGGCCTGCGAAAGCTGGTCGTAGAGCACCGAGAATCCACCGTCCGCGAACAGTGGCTGGGGGTCAGGCGGCAATCAGTTCGGGGATTCGGGTGAAGAGCTGGGTGGTGTAGTTGACCATTTCGTGGAGCATCCAGTTGCCCGAGAAGAGGAGGGCCGCGCAGACCGCGGCGGCCTTCGGGACGAAGGACAGGGTGGCTTCCTGGATCTGGGTCACCGACTGGAACAGCGAGATGGCGAAACCGACGGCCAGCGCGGTGATCAGAATCGGGGCGGACATCTTGGCCGCGATCGTCATGGCGCCCAGACCCAGCTCGATGATCATCGTGTCGGTCATACCCCTCTGTTCGGGCGGGGTGGGGCCGGGCCGAGTGCAGGACGGTTGCAGTTCGGTGAGAGTGGGCGGAAACCCTCAGGTTCAGACCACCGAGAACGAGGACGGAAGGGACGAACGGCCCGTCAGCGCCCGCAGCAGCACCGCGCCGTCGCCCAGGACTACCGCGATCTTGGCGGCCAGCAGGGTGGCCCCGGCCACGGCGGCGGGGTCGAACTCGACGGGCACACCGGCCGCGGCGGCCACGTCGGTACCGTGGACGACCAGCTCGAACGTACGGGTGGGCAGCCAGTCGCGGACCCGCATGCCGCCCACCGGGGTGGACACCACGTCGTCGTCGGCGACCGTGGCCAGGGCCTGGGTCGCGCGGCCGGCCAGGGCGCCAGCGTCGTCGAGCGCGGCGGCCGACTCCTGGGCGTCGGCGTCGGAGGCGGCGACCGCGGCCGCGTACACGTCGGCGGGCACATCCCGTACGAAGGCGAAATAGCCCTCCGCGGCGGCGACGTTGACCGACTTCGCGGGAGTGGCCAGCACCGGCGGGACCTGGATCAGCGCCGAGCTCAGCGTGTGCCCGATCAGGGCGCGCAGGGTCCAGTCACCGAGACCGGGACCGTCCAGACGGTCGGCGGGGACCCGGTCGACCAGGTCGACGAAGGTGACGGCGGCGGAGCGGTACGTCCGGCGGTAATCCACCCCGACAATCTAGCCAGAGCCGTCGTCCGGGTCAGTTGTCACCGTCGGCGCGGTGCCGTCCGCCCGAGTAGTTGTGGTGCGCCGTCTGGTCGTCCACCGCGCCGTGGCGGGCCCGATACCCCGCGTCGGCTTGTTCGGCATGGGCGGGGGCAGGATGCGCGGGCGGCGGCCACATGCTCCGGGACGGCGAGGCCGCATCAAACGACGGTGGGGCCGCATCAAACGACGGTGGGGCCGCGCCGAAGGGCGAGGCCGCATCGAAAGGCGGCGGGGCGGCGTCATAACGCGGCGAGGGTGCACCGAAGGACGGCGGGTTCGAAGCGGAGCCGGGCCGCGGGGGAGCGTCCCATACAGGCTCCCGCGGCTCCGCATGCATCTGCGGCAACCCGGACGGACGTGGCGGCCGGGGCGCGGCCTCCTGCGGACTCTGCCCCAGCCCGGACGTCGGCGGCGCGTCCGGCAACCCGGACGGCATTCCCCCCGTACGGCCACCCGGCCCCGGCGGCATCCGCGCCGGCGCGGGCGCGGACGGGTCGAGCGGCGCGGGCGGCGACGGGTAGGGCTGCCGCTCCACGGTGGCCTCCGGACCCACGTACGGCTTGGTGCTGTGCTCCTCCTCGAGCCTCCTCAGCCTGGCCCGGGCCCGGCGCCGCGCCGTCACCGCGACCACCAGCCCGATCACCGGGGTCACGAAGACCAGCCACGTCACGAACGGGTCGTCGGGCGCCGCCACCATCAGGTAGCCGGCGTAGCCGAGGAAGGCCAGCCCCAGCAGCACGTCGACCACGCGCAGCACGACGCCCTGGCCCAGCCCGAGCACGGCGAGGATGAGGAACAGCAGCCCGGCGGCGGCCAGTGACCCGGCGTACGCGAGGAACTCGGCGTCCGACATCAGGCCATTCTCGTCTGTTTCAGGATGTTATCGGTGCCATTTCTGGTTCAGCCAACCGTTGCAGTCCCAAACCTGCACCTTCGTCCCGTTCCGGGTGCCGCCGGCGATGTCCAGGTCGAGACAGCGGCCGTCGTGCCGGCTGGTGATGGCGCCGTTGGCGTGGACGTCCCATTTCTGGTTGAGCCATCCGTTGCAGTCCCACAACTGCACCTTGGTGCCGTTGCGGACGCCGCCGGCGATGTCCTCGTCGAGGCATCGCCCGTCCCAGGAACTGCGAATCGTGCCGTCGCCGAAATGGGTCCAGCGCTGGTTGCGATTGCCCGGAATGCACTGCCACCCCTGCACTTTGGTGCCGTTGCGGGTCGGGGTCGCGATGTCGGCGTCCAGGCAACGGCCGTCGTGGCCGCTGATGAAAAGCCCGGTCGTGGCGGCCTGGGCGGGTCCGGCCGGTGCGAGCAGGGCCGCGACGAGGATGGCAACAGAGATTACCGCACGCATGAGAGCCTTCTTTCACGAAGAATGCGGGCGGGGGGTCGATCTACTTTAGGCGTGTTTGCGTCCGGGCGGAGCGGGAACGCAAAAGGTCATGCCAGCACGCGACGACATGCCGGCGACGCTCAAGCGGTCGCCGAAGAAGGCCCAGGACACGTACGCGGAAACGCACGACTCGGCCGTCGAGCAGTACGGCGAGGGGGAGCGCGCGCATCGCACCGCGTTCTCGGCCGTCAAGCACTCGTTCGAAAAGGTCGGCGACCACTGGGAACCCAAGTCGAAGAAGGGTCCCAGCGACTCCAAGGCCGCCGGCGGGCGGGGCACGAAGGCGAAGACTGCCGGCGGGGTGGACGCCAACGCCAGCAAGGAGCATCTGCTCGACGTCGCCAAGCGGCTCGATGTGACCGGCCGGTCCCGCATGACCAAGGCCGAGCTCGTCGAGGCCATCCAGAAGGCGAACAAGCGGGCATCGCGCAAGTGAGCCTCGATCGGTTCGTGCGGGCCCAGGAGGGCGTGTTCGACGACGCGATGGCCGAGCTGGAGGCGGGCCGCAAACGCACACATTGGATGTGGTTCGTCTTCCCCCAGCTCGCCGGCCTCGGCTCGAGTTCAACAGCCCGCACGTACGCGATCAGGGACCTCGACGAGGCGCGGCAGTACCTGGCCCACCCCGTTCTCGGCCCACGCCTCCGTACGGCCGCCGATATCCTGGTGAGAGCCGACAGAAGCGCCAGTGACATCTTCGGCTACCCGGATGATCTCAAGTTGCGCTCCTCGATGACGCTGTTCGCCGCGGCGGCCGACGACCCGGCCCTGTTCCAGCAGGTCATCGACCACTTCTACGACGGCCCCGACCAGCGCACCCTCGATCTGCTGAACGGCTGACCAGGCTCGTCGGCGTGCCCTTCCCGGCGACTCATGACGAAGCCGCAGCCGCCTGTCCACGGTCAGCTATAGCCGCGATCTCCTCACCTGTCAGCGACCGGGACCGGAACGTGGTGGTCCCGAGATCGAGCAGTTCCCGGGCGGCGTCGCGCAAGGCCCCGTACGCCGCCCAGGCCAGCGCGCCGCCGGTGGACACCCGCCGTACGCCCAGCTTCGCCAGTTCGTCCACCGGCGGCGCCCCGGCCACGGCCAGCACGTTCACCGGCGCCGCGACCTCGGCCACCACCCGGGCGATGTCCTCGGGCGCGCGCAGCCCCGGCGCGTACACGACGTCTGCCCCGGCCTGCCGGTAGGCGCGCAGCCGCCGAATCGTGTCGTCCAGGTCGTCGTGCCCGTACAGCAGGTTCTCGGCCCGTGCGGTCAGCACCACCCCGTGCCGGGCGCAGGCCTCCTTGGCCAGCGCGACCCGCCGCGCACCCTCCTCGACGGTCTCGATCCGTTCCCGTGCCGGGTCGTAGTCCTCGATCGAGATGCCCGCCGCGCCCGCCTGCGCGAGCAGTTCGACGGTTGCGGTGACGTCGTCGAAGCAGCGCTCGGCGTCGACGTTGAGCGGCACGCCGATCGCCGCGGTCAGCGCGCGCACGTGGGCGACCAGCTCGTCTCGGGTCACCTGCTGGTCGGCCTTGCCCAGCGTGGCGGCCAGCCCGGACGACGTGGTGGCCAGGGCCGGGAACCCCAGCCCCTCGAGGATCCGCGCCGATCCGACGTCCCACGGGTTCGGCATGACGAACGTGCCCGCCTCGTGCAGGGCCTTGAACCGTGCCTTCATACGGCCGAGCCTACTGGTCTGATCCGTAACTAGTAGGTTACGCTTCCGGCATGGACCGGACGGCGGCTGCTATCGCCGATCCCGTACGGCGGCACATCCTCGCGATGCTGCGCGACGGGGAACTGCCCGCGCGCCGCATCGCCGAGCGGTTCCCGATCAGCCGGCCCGCCGTGAGCCGGCACCTGCGGGTGCTGCGCGAGTCCGGGCTGGTCCACGACACGCTCGTCGGCCGCGAGCGGATGTATCGGCTCGACACCGGCCCGCTGACCGAGGTGGCCGAGTGGATCGCCGGGTTCGGCGCGCCGGTGGCCGGGCTCTGGAGTCAGCGGCTCGACGCGCTCGAGACCGAGGTGCACCGCACCCGGCGCGACCGCCGCGACGCCAAGAACGCGGCCCGGGGCGCCGGAGAAACGGCGACGAACACCCGGGCGGGCTCCGGAGACCCCGCGACGAACACGGCGCAGGACGCCGGAATTCCAGCCCAGGACGCCGGAATGAAGAC from Paractinoplanes brasiliensis carries:
- a CDS encoding isocitrate lyase/PEP mutase family protein yields the protein MKARFKALHEAGTFVMPNPWDVGSARILEGLGFPALATTSSGLAATLGKADQQVTRDELVAHVRALTAAIGVPLNVDAERCFDDVTATVELLAQAGAAGISIEDYDPARERIETVEEGARRVALAKEACARHGVVLTARAENLLYGHDDLDDTIRRLRAYRQAGADVVYAPGLRAPEDIARVVAEVAAPVNVLAVAGAPPVDELAKLGVRRVSTGGALAWAAYGALRDAARELLDLGTTTFRSRSLTGEEIAAIADRGQAAAASS
- a CDS encoding maleylpyruvate isomerase N-terminal domain-containing protein, translating into MDYRRTYRSAAVTFVDLVDRVPADRLDGPGLGDWTLRALIGHTLSSALIQVPPVLATPAKSVNVAAAEGYFAFVRDVPADVYAAAVAASDADAQESAAALDDAGALAGRATQALATVADDDVVSTPVGGMRVRDWLPTRTFELVVHGTDVAAAAGVPVEFDPAAVAGATLLAAKIAVVLGDGAVLLRALTGRSSLPSSFSVV
- a CDS encoding GNAT family N-acetyltransferase, with translation MINVRRATVDDAAELVRLRGILFGLPDGSNDGNWREASQRILLRRLAEPSPTMAGFVVDQPLEPVSDRPAIMNPSSAETARWVRAVASSGNRLAAGAVGIVEERLGGPGNPHGLVGYMFNVATDPAHRRHGYARACTAALLEWFTTEGANTVDLRATATAEPLYASQGFVRTADPAMRLVRPPQ
- a CDS encoding ChaB family protein; translation: MPARDDMPATLKRSPKKAQDTYAETHDSAVEQYGEGERAHRTAFSAVKHSFEKVGDHWEPKSKKGPSDSKAAGGRGTKAKTAGGVDANASKEHLLDVAKRLDVTGRSRMTKAELVEAIQKANKRASRK
- a CDS encoding inositol monophosphatase family protein → MVVDDAELAVAAAVAGATVVREHYGTELAHFEKAPGDFATEADLAAEEAILGMLRAARPGDAFVGEESGRNAGGPGEREWFVDPLCGTLNYAVNTMLVSVNVALRDGQRIVAAASADPFAGEVFWTDGVMARVRETNGQPESGDKRLQPDDTSGIVDLNLDPPFLNAPRFRAARLLLDDRFVARFKPRVVSSTLAVAWVAAGRRAAYVTDGDLRDSVHFAAGIGLCQAAGCVVTALDGGPLHSGSQGLVAAADSDTHSALLEMVAAQLSG
- a CDS encoding sugar O-acetyltransferase; protein product: MLTGAMYDDLTAELLAARQRTVLLTSEYNASFGQPQEVREAILRRLLRAVGEGCHFEPTFRCEFGFNISVGDRFYANFDCVMLDGGGITIGDDVLFGPRVGIYTSNHAIDPFERAAGACHAKPVTIGDRVWIGGDVTINQGVSIGDGSIVGSGSVVTRSVPAGVIAVGNPARVLREISDADKTGFNRAP
- a CDS encoding RICIN domain-containing protein, translating into MRAVISVAILVAALLAPAGPAQAATTGLFISGHDGRCLDADIATPTRNGTKVQGWQCIPGNRNQRWTHFGDGTIRSSWDGRCLDEDIAGGVRNGTKVQLWDCNGWLNQKWDVHANGAITSRHDGRCLDLDIAGGTRNGTKVQVWDCNGWLNQKWHR
- a CDS encoding ROK family protein, encoding MDRHSGRLVQLPDAPFLLGEIDPVAVLSGRVDGPVHVDNDVNWAAQAERRANPLDDFAYVYLDEGLGCAIVSDGEVRRGHHGLAGEVAHLITVGPGGRAMPLIEVFGELGLRRAGGGTAIDVDRLLAERPREVVTAVGGLVAALATLMDPETVVIGGRWGTALIDEIRRETSQLPRAVHVRAASVDDEPSLSGARADALRRLQELIVGR
- a CDS encoding DUF1810 domain-containing protein; this translates as MSLDRFVRAQEGVFDDAMAELEAGRKRTHWMWFVFPQLAGLGSSSTARTYAIRDLDEARQYLAHPVLGPRLRTAADILVRADRSASDIFGYPDDLKLRSSMTLFAAAADDPALFQQVIDHFYDGPDQRTLDLLNG
- a CDS encoding DUF1479 domain-containing protein, with protein sequence MPLPHWEETPVDLTGAIREVKAALRAQIATSGRTVEEVFAVVERDMAAEVADVAAAKARGETVWPVISYDDIEAGTVNAADVAKLRKRGCLVVRGHFPREQALAWDAGIVDYVEQNQFFENYRGPGDDFFGSVGSKPEIYPIYWSHAQMEARQSDRMARVQAFLNSQWKHTSDDGTQWFDPERDSLYPDRIRRRPEGADSAGLGTHLDPGTLDLWMTQAYQQAFRHLFDGSVEKYDPWDAAYRTSGPQYPGSTMCSAFRTFQGWTALSDMAHDQGVLHTVPIPGAMAYLMLRPLLNDVPDDDMCGVTVNQVFPATDKWHGLLMEALAGIPDVQAGDSVWWHCDMIHSVAPVQDQKGWGNVMYIPAAPWCPRNEAYAASVREAFLTGSSPSDFPAEHYERDWKNRFTEAGLNETGRRGLGLA
- the fliQ gene encoding flagellar biosynthesis protein FliQ; the protein is MTDTMIIELGLGAMTIAAKMSAPILITALAVGFAISLFQSVTQIQEATLSFVPKAAAVCAALLFSGNWMLHEMVNYTTQLFTRIPELIAA
- a CDS encoding metalloregulator ArsR/SmtB family transcription factor, with product MDRTAAAIADPVRRHILAMLRDGELPARRIAERFPISRPAVSRHLRVLRESGLVHDTLVGRERMYRLDTGPLTEVAEWIAGFGAPVAGLWSQRLDALETEVHRTRRDRRDAKNAARGAGETATNTRAGSGDPATNTAQDAGIPAQDAGMKTRTARQEDIA
- a CDS encoding LLM class flavin-dependent oxidoreductase codes for the protein MVPRDLPVDEVLGYAQRAEELGFDELWVVEDLGFRGGVAQAGAVLARTSRITVGIGILPAGARNAAFAAMELATLAQLFPGRVIAGIGHGMPDWMRQVGAWPASPLTLLEEYTIAVRTLLRGEPGPASGRYVKVEGVVIGEKPLVAPPVVLGVRGPRSITVAGRVADGVLLAEPAAPPYVEAAVRQMGGGTRPAGAGRPSDAGQGERELEVITYDAAVVGDDGRAARDLVRPGLAWIGEPDWAPHLAAMPFAEDLARHRRASAGPEEFAATMPDEWVRELALAGTADDVRAQIAARHAAGATSVVMIPAEPDRLDSLNCLARVLPH